From the Petroclostridium xylanilyticum genome, the window CATCAAACGCGCTACCCGTAGCAAGCTTAGAAGTTCTTGACTTCGGAGCTTCAGTGACTGGAATAGTATTCTTCACTTTTAATTTATACACCTCAACTGCGTAAGTAATGTTGAATTAATAATACTGCTATTGTATAATATATACAATGAAATAAAATAAGTTTATTTGTATAATTTAAAGAAAATTTTAAACAAAATTTTCTTTGCAAATCAAAGGTGAAAGCTATGACATATACTGATTTTGATAATTTGATACCAGCCATCGGTTATTTTGTAAATAGAAAGTATACTCCTAACTGGAAGATAGAAAAAAGTTTAATTGACTTTCATGATCTGACCTATGTATATGCTGGGTTGGCAACGTATTTTGTGAATGAAGTTAAATACACGGTAGAACGAGGTGACATTGTCTACATACCGGCTGGAAGCGTCCGGCAGGCTTATACTTATCCAGAAAACCCAATACAATGCTATTCCATTAACTTTAAATGGTATCTACCCGAAAATAATAGTGTAAATCTTCCTTTCCCAGTTATTTCTAAGCTAGGCATATTTAACGAAATAATAGATCTCTATAAAGACTTCAACAATGTATGGATTGAAAAAAATCCAGGATATATGATGAAGGCAAGGGCTATATTTATGCTTATTCTGCATAAACTGTTATGCCTCACCTACTATAAGAATACTGCCCTTACGGAAGACTATCGTATAAAGAAAATTAAAGACTATATCATGATTCACTATAATGAAAAGATTGAAATTAAACAATTGGCAATGCTGCTTGGACTTACTCCTGTATATCTCGGAACCTTGTTCAAAAGAAACAATGATTGCTCTATTAAGCAATACATCACCAGGATACGTATCAACAATGCTGAAAACTTGTTGTCCACAGGAGAATATACAGTAGGTGAAGTTGCTCAGCAGTGCGGGTTTGAAGATATTTTTTATTTCAGTAAGGTATTCAAAAAGTACAAAGGCTATCCTCCCTC encodes:
- a CDS encoding AraC family transcriptional regulator — translated: MTYTDFDNLIPAIGYFVNRKYTPNWKIEKSLIDFHDLTYVYAGLATYFVNEVKYTVERGDIVYIPAGSVRQAYTYPENPIQCYSINFKWYLPENNSVNLPFPVISKLGIFNEIIDLYKDFNNVWIEKNPGYMMKARAIFMLILHKLLCLTYYKNTALTEDYRIKKIKDYIMIHYNEKIEIKQLAMLLGLTPVYLGTLFKRNNDCSIKQYITRIRINNAENLLSTGEYTVGEVAQQCGFEDIFYFSKVFKKYKGYPPSNALKIK